Within the Eucalyptus grandis isolate ANBG69807.140 chromosome 1, ASM1654582v1, whole genome shotgun sequence genome, the region AATGGGTGCTGGTTCGGGGCTTCCCAAGCTGCTGATTCTTACGTGTTCCGTCTGTTTGGTGGGACTACTATACTTGCTCCCAACCTCGGCGATTTCGGACTCGGCGACGCTCCATCTAACGGAAGGTAACAAAGTCGAACGTGCCTCCTTTCCTTGTTTTTAGTTGCTAAAGAAAGTAGAAGCAGCATTGGGGTGAAATTTATAAGGAAATGGAGCGGGCTGCGTTGGTGTTGCATTTTGCAGTGAAGGCATTGAGAGAGATAGGCAGGAAGCTGGGCAAGACCGACTGGAACTTCGAGGAAGACCCGTGCAGTGGCCGAGACAACTGGATCAAGGCTCAGGATGATGAGGATGgggttggcggcggcggcgcaaAAGCAGGAATTGAGAGCAATGTCACTTGCGACTGTTCCTTCAACGACAATACCACTTGCCACGTCATCgccatgtctctctctctctccctctctctcttccccccgGAATTCATTAACAATGTTCTCTATTATTGCGTTGCGTTCTGAAATGCTATTGACCGAGCTTGATGCGTCTTGGgcaaaaaatttgaagttgttTGACGGTCACATACACAGTCACGTTGGAGTGTTATTGGTCACTAATCTGAAAGTCATCAAGGATTGATCTGAAACTGACCCGCACTTGGGAACGCTGATGCAGAGCTCTAAAGGCACAGAATCTGACCGGAACTGTCCCGCCGGAGTTCTCCAGGCTTCACTACCTCAAGTCGCTGTGAGTAAACGCCATGACCCGCGGTTGCTGTTTCTCTTCGAACCGTCTGAGATGAATGTGATGATCTTATCAAGTCTTTAACATAGCATTGAACTTGTGTGCTTCTGAAGGGACCTGAGTCGGAATTGCCTCACCGGCACAATACCTGCTGAGTGGGCTTCCATGCGCTTGGAGGAGTTGTATGTGCCTCATAATTCACTTCACATACCGTCGTTGCTTTTCTGTTGTATTGTATGATCAAAGAAAGTTATGAATCCTATGCTTTTGGCGGAATTTTTTCATGCAGCTCTCTTATGGGGAACCGATTGTCCGGGCCATTTCCCAAAGCCCTCACAAGGATCACCTCCCTCAGAAATCTGTATGTGAATCTACTGTTGTGTATCATGTTTCCATAGTTTGTCCACATGTGCAAGCACCGCAGATGCTGATTGGGTTGGTGGTTGTCTTGATCGACACTTGTATTTGAACTGTCTAGTTGGCACTAATAGCTAGCACCGCAGCTCAGATGTGAAATTCAATGTCCCTATTCATGTTCATCAAGTTTGATAAGGACGAAATTTTGCGTCGTCGTTGCTTAACTTTGGtcatgaaaaaggaagaaactaaCAGAACAAGAACAGATAGCAGATAAAACAGCCATGAAGCTGCTCGATATTCTgtttatttagaaactttgCCTGGCCCACGGCAGACCTTATCTACCTGTGTCTGGAATTTTGTTTACCTGGATTGGGAGACCTCACAAGAAATCTGTACGTTAATGTTCCAGGACCATTGAAGGAAACCGCTTTTCAGGGCCAATTCCACCAGAAATTGGGAATTTGATCAAATTACAGAAActgtaatttttttcctcttcactttctttaaagtTGTCCCTAAGCTTAGAATGTCCTTGCAGTCTCACTTGGTCATTCGAAAGATTTGTTTCTAATTTTATTGTATTACAGCATACTATCATCCAATGCTTTCACAGGAGAACTGCCAGTAGAGCTCTCCAAGTTGACCAAATTGAACGACATGTAAGTGGGTCGTTTTCAATTCAGCTCATGTTTGGTAGACATGCTCAAGACAACATACGGATGACTAGCTTCACTCAGTCCATTCTAAGTTGATGAAAAATTTAATTGCTGGACCATTTCAATCATCAACACCTTCCTTTTGCATGATTTATAGCATGTCTTGTTCAAAGAGAATTTCCATAGATCGTAATTTCATCCTTGGATGCATAATCTTGTGCTAGGGATCTAATGAATCAGACTAATATAAAGTATCTGTCTCTTGATCAATAGGAGGATAAGTGACAATCTTTTTTCTGGAAAGATACCTGAATTCATAGGAAACTGGACAAGCATTGAGAAACTGTAAGCTTCcttgttttgacattgaagttTGCTTTCTTCATTATCTATCATTGTGATTTCATTGTCTTTGGGTCATAACTATGATTAAGTCCATCTCTGTCTTGACTTTGCAGACAAATGGAAGGTTGCTCTCTGGAGGGCCCTATACCTTCAAGTATCTCTGCattaaaaagcttaagtgaTCTGTATGCAACTCCTAGACCCTGATttaaattgttcttgaagcatGTTAACAGTATAGACACtgttgtcattttcaaaactatttttggaaacAGGCCTATATTGGATAAAGCCAAAATTATTTTGCTTAATGCAACTTATCTACTTTCGTCTGCTGTGATATTTGATGAACTAAATGCACATATTGAGATTATAAATGTTCTCTCTCAGCCAAAATATTTTGTAAGGAATTCTTCCAGTATCTTCATTATCATACCTTCTAGAAATTTTGGGAATCCTCAGGGTATTCCCATATTTATAAATCACCGAACCTGTTTCTGTTATTATATTTGAACAGCTTTTAATAtcaaattttcaagagaaatccAGACAATAGTTTACCTTATGTGCTTTTCATTTCCCAATAGttgtattaaaaaattgatggggctcttttctttcaaattttaggaGGATCAGTGATCTAAAAGGCAGAGTGTCCTCTTTCCCGCCGCTGAGTGACATGCATTCCATGAAGACCTTGTGAGTTGATTGAGTTGGATATCCTAGTTGCTGCTCATAGCTGTGGAACTGCATTAtcattgattttgtttaaaataaattgtagcattcaaagataagaacttTACTGTGCTTTTGCATTTCAGGATACTTAGGAAGTGCTTAATTGGTGGACAGATCCCTGCATATATTGGTGCCATGAAAAAACTTAAGAACCTGTAAGTATTTGTTCCACGTACTTAGTTGATTTTTTCTGTTAGTGAATTGTTGAAGGCTCTCATATAATCATCACACAAGAACAAACTTATTTGAAGTTCGATGTATGCAGTCACAGATTTACAAAATTGACTGTTTCTTTGATACTTTAATGTACGTTGGAGCATCTCTTATTCTCCTGAATTTGATGAGTTTGAGAAAATGATTATATActatatttccaaaaattacaatttgCATACATCATGATACTTTTGAAATAATACTTGCATTTAAACCTTTTGACTCTTCCTGAACAAGTCAAGATAGAAATTTTAACGGTACTTGTGTGCTAACTAAGCAGAAGAAGATTACTTGCGTTGTTGACTTTATATGATTATCAGATATACATATTATGAGCTTTCTTCGATCCGTTTGTTGAGACTAatctaattattaaaaaaaatgcagagaCCTGAGCTTCAATAATTTGACTGGCGAAATTCCATCATCGTTTGACCATCTTGTCAGAGTGGATTTTATGTAAGCAATTAACTTGTCCAAATTCTAGATTCTCAAACTTAGTCTCTATAAATAGTCCATATAacaaaattttccctttcttctagGTATCTGACTGGGAACGAGCTCATTGGCACCATTCCTTCATGGCTTcttggaagaaacaaaaatgtgtAAGCAGAATTTCCTTCAAGCTGAACTTTCAAAATCTATAGGTCTCCCTTAAGTAATGGAGGTGTTGTGGATCAAGTTTCATGATAGGTCAAATGAACTGTGTTGCTTTTCCAGTCTTTATTACATAGGGTCAATGGTTGATTATTGTTGAACAGTGAACATATCCATTTCGAGGAACTCTGACGCACCAATCTATTTATATGATGCTGTCTCCACTAGGAGTTTGGTCCTATGTTGTTTGAAAGTTAATTTTCCTGACTACTTAAACTTTTACTTTTCTCGACTTCATTTCAGGGATCTATCATACAACAACTTCACTTGGGAAAGCTCAAGTCCCACCGACTGTCCTCGAGGGAGTGTGTAAGTATGAATGTAAGTTCTTATCTCATATATCTACACTTTCACATGAGCAAAATTGGACTGACTGCTGCTTTTTATTCTCTTAATAGGAACTTAGTGGAAAGCTACGCTTCATCAGCAGATAAACTGTAAGCTATGGCAATTCATAAGTGAGATCATTTGTCTATGTGGCATGGCTGTGTTCCTCATCGCTACATTTGGCTCAGATTTTTGTTAGTCTAGCCTCTCTTGTTCACGAGCTTGCTCCTAAAAGCTTATGCACAGGCAATTCTTGTCCCTTTTTCTGCAGAAATAAAGTGCCACCATGCCTGAAGAGAAACTTCCCATGTGCTGCATCAAGTAAACAATGTAAGCAAACAATTCCAGAAAATCAGCGTGCTATGAGACACTCCAAATATCTTAGAATCCTGCTATAACAACATATCCTAGGAATGGTGAATGAATTTCCTGAttccattttaattttgattactGCCTTTTACAATTGCTTCTAAATGAGGTAAAAAGCAGCGTGCTTTctttccttaattgattatttgaCAGCGGAGAATTCTACCGTGACACTTCTAATGCATGGCTAGGACTCAAAAAGTTAATATTGGtctgcaaataaataaattcctgGTTTTCACCTAAATGTTTGATTACACTTTGGGTTGACTAAAAAGAATGTAGATCTTCCATTTCTTAATTTAATCTGTAGGTTTCTTTGACAGATAAATCCTCATTGTACATCAATTGTGGAGGTAAGGAAACAAATGTTGCGGGCGTGACATATCAAGCTGATAATGAACAGAGAGGGGCTTCAATGTATTACTCGGGTCAGAGCCAGAGCTGGGCATTTAGCAGCACCGGGAACTTCCTGGATAATGACATTGATTCAGATGATTATGTTGAGAGCAATACTTCTGTTCTTTCAAGCATCTCTGTTCATGATTCAGAACTATACACGACAGCACGTGCTTCTCCTCTTTCACTCACATACTATGGGCTTTGTCTTTTCAATGGAAATTACACAGTCAGGCTCCACTTCGCAGAGATTAAGTTCTCAAATGACAGCTCCTTCAACAGCCTGGGAAAGCGCATATTTGATGTCTATATCCAGGTAACGTGACTACTTagtggagaaagagaaagaggttCTTCCTCTTTGTCACATGTATGCAAATgaagtttatatatattttaccaTAGGAGAAGTTGGTCCTAAAAGACTTCAACATTGAAAATGAAGCTGGTGGCACTGGCAAGGCCATTGTAAAGACGTTTACAGCTGTGGTATCAAGTAAAACACTAAAGATCCACTTTTACTGGGCTGGGAGAGGTACAACAGGTATCCCAGTGAGAGGAGTTTATGGACCTCTTATATCAGCCATATCAGTAGATCCTGGTAAGTGGATCTATTTTCTTAACTGCAATTCTTGGTTTACTCTTACACAAGCATCCAAAGTTTTAACACCACAACTGTCTAAGAGCTGCATCTATCTTCACTCTTTTATGAGCTCTTTTGTGTAACAGTAACTTGATCCCCTTACCATTCAAACTAATGATATTAATGTCTAGCTGCATGCAAATAAGTGTGCATTATTTCTCCTGGCCTAAAATTATGATACCAGGGATGTCGCCACCCATTGGAAACCCTAGTTGTATGTTCTGTAATACATGTGTCATCATGCTTTGGAATGCTCTTAAGCAAATCCTTTGAGCTTTTGAGGAATAACAGGATATATGAATTGAGAAACAGGCTTACTTCTTTACTGAGTCTATTGCAAGATCTGAGTTGAAATTGTGAACTTATGATGAAATTTCATTGACTAACAGAGGAGGACTGGTCCATGATTCTTTTTATGCTGAGCAATTACTGCTTCTAATTACATTCAGTGGAACTTAAATTTCATATACCTAAATTTACCCTTCTTGTACAGATTTTAAACCTCCTTCACTTGATGGGAATAGAAGTTATGTTGTCAACGCAGTGGCTGGATCTGCTATTGCTGCTGCAGTTCTTCTGATCCTCATTTTTGGTATTATGTGGAGAAAAGGCTGGTTGGGAAGCAAGTTATCTCCTGATAAAGGTACACTGGATCTGAACTATTATTTCCTTTCACTGTGGTACttaaaagaaggaagaaagaaaaataaaataataaaaatctcatATTACCATATCTCACAAAACAAACTCTGCAAGGGCACTTAATCATAATTGAGCACTTGATGTCCTCCACTTTGTTATTTAATCCGTTCTTGCATTCGATTCCAGCAGCAAAGTCATTCATCTAACTTATAAATTCAGAAGAATGGTATTTGAGTATTTGGTTCACCCAAATTAGGTATGAGGTTGTACTAAGAACCACTGTGATCCAGCTTGAAGTATATCTTCTGATGTTTGAATTTCATGTTTTCAGAAAACTATAATGAAGTTGCTTCTGTTATCTGATAATTATAGCTTTCCACTTGGAAACTGATCTCTTACAAGCCGTTGCTATATGCTTACTCCTCATTTGTTCTTAAACAAACTGGTGGTCTTCTACATTCCCTACAGGACTAAGAGCGAATAATATAGATTGTTAAGACAAGCTCAATCAGCGTCGATATTCCAATGCTTCACGAGCTATCCAAAATCTAGAATGCAACCTCTGCACTGCATTTGTGACTTCCCCTCTGAAATTTGCTATAACTTATTAATACATCACAATTCTTTCTAGAAATCTCTGTATAGTGTGCAGTGATAAAGTTGTCTTGAAATAGAAGATAACTGAACCAAATAAGTGTAGAAACCTTAGTCTAAAGGGTACTCATTAAGCGTAAGTGTCTCCACCCCTGTAACATCTTATGTTGCCTTATGCAGAACTTAAAAGTCTAGATCTACAGACAGGAGTATTTACCTTAAGACAGATCAAAGCTGCTACCGAGAACTTTGATGTTGGAAACAAAATTGGCGAGGGTGGATTTGGGGCAGTCTATAAGGTAAATCCATGATTTTTCTATGCCATGGTTATTGATTTCTTTGCATTCATTCTGTtgtctgaattttttttacACTGAATATTGTAAGCCTTACTGAGTGACTGGTCTTTCTCTGTAAGACATGCTGAGTTAGCTGATGGCCACATCCATCCATCCTTCACTAAGGTGGCTTTTTgggttttgtcatttttcgtgACCTTAGTTatacaattatttttatgaataaaagcTCTAAGTGCTTGAGCAGCACTGGGCAATAGAAGAAATGTGAAAAGCATGAGAGCGACTTATATCTCTGTTTTCTTTGACGCAACGACAGATTTTAGAATTTTGTCCTTTGAGAAAAGCTAAGCTAAGCTTTCTGAAAAAATGAACATGGAGTTTTTCCCTTTCTAGGGATGTGGAATGCATCATACGAAGCAAGCACAAGGTAGCTCAATTATTCCAGTTCTAACCATTTTCTGACATATCTGCATTTTGGAGTATAGGGTCAACTATCAGATGGAACTGTCATTGCGGTGAAGCAGCTCTCATCAAAATCTAAGCAAGGAAATCGTGAGTTCGTAAATGAAATAGGCTTGATATCTGGCTTACAGCACCCAAACCTGGTAAAATTATATGGATGCTGTATTGAAGGGAAATCAGTTGTCGCTTATTTATGAGTACATGGAAAACAACTGCCTTTCTCGTGCTCTTTTCGGTGAGCTTGGTACTTTATCTGATTAAAGATGCATTAGTTCCATTATAAATGGACGTTGACAAATTTCTTCACTTAATTTGCTCGAACTAAAGGGAAGGATGCTACCAGAAAGTTAAAACTGGATTGGCCTGCTAGATGGAAAATTTGCCTTGGCATAGCCAGAGGTTTGGCCTATCTCCATGGAGAATCAATGCTGAGGATTGTGCACAGAGATATCAAGACTAGCAATGTGCTGTTGGATAAGGATCTCAACCCTAAGATCTCTGATTTCGGTTTGGCGAAGCTCAATGAGGATGGGAAAACCCACATCAGCACAAGAGTTGCTGGAACCATGTAAGTACCAACGTAAGGAGGTGGAGCCTCAAAATCGTAGTTTTCCTTTTCCAGTTTCTACCCGCTAGAGCTGACACAGTGGGCCTCCAACTCTTGCAGTGGCTATATGGC harbors:
- the LOC104441547 gene encoding LOW QUALITY PROTEIN: probable LRR receptor-like serine/threonine-protein kinase At1g07650 (The sequence of the model RefSeq protein was modified relative to this genomic sequence to represent the inferred CDS: deleted 1 base in 1 codon) translates to MGAGSGLPKLLILTCSVCLVGLLYLLPTSAISDSATLHLTEVKALREIGRKLGKTDWNFEEDPCSGRDNWIKAQDDEDGVGGGGAKAGIESNVTCDCSFNDNTTCHVIAIALKAQNLTGTVPPEFSRLHYLKSLDLSRNCLTGTIPAEWASMRLEEFSLMGNRLSGPFPKALTRITSLRNLTIEGNRFSGPIPPEIGNLIKLQKLILSSNAFTGELPVELSKLTKLNDMRISDNLFSGKIPEFIGNWTSIEKLQMEGCSLEGPIPSSISALKSLSDLRISDLKGRVSSFPPLSDMHSMKTLILRKCLIGGQIPAYIGAMKKLKNLDLSFNNLTGEIPSSFDHLVRVDFMYLTGNELIGTIPSWLLGRNKNVDLSYNNFTWESSSPTDCPRGSVNLVESYASSADKLNKVPPCLKRNFPCAASSKQYKSSLYINCGGKETNVAGVTYQADNEQRGASMYYSGQSQSWAFSSTGNFLDNDIDSDDYVESNTSVLSSISVHDSELYTTARASPLSLTYYGLCLFNGNYTVRLHFAEIKFSNDSSFNSLGKRIFDVYIQEKLVLKDFNIENEAGGTGKAIVKTFTAVVSSKTLKIHFYWAGRGTTGIPVRGVYGPLISAISVDPDFKPPSLDGNRSYVVNAVAGSAIAAAVLLILIFGIMWRKGWLGSKLSPDKELKSLDLQTGVFTLRQIKAATENFDVGNKIGEGGFGAVYKGQLSDGTVIAVKQLSSKSKQGNREFVNEIGLISGLQHPNLVKLYGCCIEGNQLSLIYEYMENNCLSRALFGKDATRKLKLDWPARWKICLGIARGLAYLHGESMLRIVHRDIKTSNVLLDKDLNPKISDFGLAKLNEDGKTHISTRVAGTIGYMAPEYAMRGYLTDKADVYSFGVVALEIVSGKSNTNYRPKEEFVYLLDWAYVLQERGCLLELVDPDLGSEYPCEEAMLMLDVALLCTNASPTLRPVMSQVVSVLEGRTTVQDLLSDIGISTVNAKYRAIRNHFWQNPSQSMSIHCPCSDSSISNIEESVHLIKVGTNSELDD